The proteins below are encoded in one region of Rhizobacter sp.:
- a CDS encoding isovaleryl-CoA dehydrogenase: protein MNAPHPSPAELHLAHTHEVFNVSSELADYNLYLQDRALTEAVAREGAAWAHPDLSVFGELIGTAEHLELGALANKYPPELDTHDRFGHRIDLVKFHPAYYALMKTSIEHGLHASPWADPREGAHVARAARFYLHSQVEAGHGCPITMTFASIPSLRTTPALAQWWEPRITSRCYDPRNIVHTEKAGLTIGMAMTEKQGGSDVRANTTQAHPIGVEGPGKAYELVGHKYFVSAPMCDAFLVLAQTPAGLSCFLMPRWRPDGTKNALQVLRLKRKMGNVSNASSETELRGALAWMVGEPGRGVRTIIEMVSMTRFDCMIGSSAGQRMAVSQALHHCSKRSAFGTLLNQQPLMQNVLADLALESEASLALTMRLARAMDHRDDTHEDLLARLCTAVGKYWICKRTPQHAYEAMECIGGSGVMEDSPFPRLFRESPVNAIWEGSGNVQCLDVLRAMQKTPAVVQAFFAEVQRAKGGNVLLDQWVDALKGELGKLDDLEYRARGLVDRMALALQAALLVQHAPSFVADAYCAARLGQQGAAQYGTLPSGVDCAAIISRSTAKA, encoded by the coding sequence ATGAACGCTCCCCACCCCTCCCCTGCCGAGCTGCACCTCGCCCACACCCACGAGGTGTTCAATGTGTCGAGCGAACTTGCCGACTACAACCTCTACCTGCAGGACCGCGCGCTCACCGAAGCCGTGGCGCGCGAAGGTGCGGCCTGGGCCCATCCAGACCTCTCGGTCTTCGGTGAGTTGATCGGCACCGCCGAGCACCTCGAACTGGGCGCACTCGCCAACAAGTACCCGCCCGAGCTCGACACGCACGACCGCTTCGGCCACCGCATCGACCTGGTGAAGTTCCACCCGGCGTACTACGCGCTGATGAAGACCTCGATCGAACACGGCCTGCATGCCTCGCCCTGGGCCGACCCGCGTGAAGGCGCCCACGTGGCCCGCGCCGCACGCTTCTACCTGCACTCGCAGGTGGAAGCGGGGCACGGGTGCCCGATCACGATGACGTTTGCCTCCATCCCTTCGCTGCGCACCACGCCGGCCCTCGCGCAGTGGTGGGAGCCGCGCATCACCTCGCGCTGCTACGACCCACGCAACATCGTGCACACCGAGAAAGCCGGGCTGACCATCGGCATGGCGATGACCGAAAAGCAAGGCGGCTCCGACGTGCGCGCGAACACCACGCAAGCCCACCCCATCGGCGTCGAAGGGCCGGGCAAGGCGTATGAGCTCGTCGGCCACAAGTACTTCGTCTCGGCGCCGATGTGCGATGCCTTCCTCGTGCTCGCGCAGACACCGGCCGGCCTCTCCTGCTTCCTCATGCCACGCTGGCGGCCCGATGGCACGAAGAACGCGCTGCAGGTGCTGCGTCTGAAACGCAAGATGGGCAACGTATCCAACGCATCGAGCGAGACCGAGCTGCGCGGTGCGCTCGCGTGGATGGTGGGTGAGCCGGGGCGCGGCGTGCGCACCATCATCGAGATGGTGTCGATGACCCGCTTCGACTGCATGATCGGCTCGTCGGCCGGGCAACGCATGGCGGTGTCGCAGGCGCTGCATCACTGCTCGAAGCGATCCGCTTTTGGCACCCTGCTCAACCAACAGCCACTCATGCAAAACGTGCTGGCCGACCTGGCGCTCGAATCGGAGGCGTCGCTCGCCCTCACCATGCGCCTGGCCCGCGCGATGGACCACCGCGATGACACCCACGAAGACCTGCTCGCGCGCCTGTGCACCGCCGTGGGCAAATACTGGATCTGCAAGCGCACGCCCCAGCATGCCTACGAAGCGATGGAATGCATCGGTGGCAGCGGCGTGATGGAGGACAGCCCCTTCCCGCGCCTCTTCCGCGAGTCGCCGGTCAACGCGATCTGGGAGGGCAGCGGCAACGTGCAATGCCTCGACGTCTTGCGTGCGATGCAGAAGACACCCGCGGTCGTGCAAGCCTTCTTCGCCGAGGTGCAGCGCGCAAAAGGCGGCAACGTCTTGCTCGATCAGTGGGTGGATGCGCTGAAAGGTGAACTCGGCAAGCTCGACGACCTGGAGTACCGCGCGCGTGGGCTGGTCGATCGCATGGCACTCGCGCTGCAGGCGGCGTTGCTGGTGCAGCACGCACCTTCTTTCGTGGCCGATGCGTACTGCGCGGCGCGCCTCGGGCAACAAGGGGCCGCCCAATACGGAACGTTGCCGAGCGGGGTGGATTGCGCGGCGATCATCTCGCGGTCTACTGCGAAGGCTTGA
- a CDS encoding acetyl-CoA C-acetyltransferase: MTQDAFIVAATRTAGGRRGGRLSGWHPADLAAQVLDALVARTNADPDLVDDVIMGCVGQAGEQAANVARNAILASTLPESVPGTTVDRQCGSSQQALHFAAQAVMSGSMDVVIAAGVESMTRVPMGMPMVLPAKNGLGFYVSPGMQKRYPGVEFSQFTGAEMIAKKYGLSRAQLDEYAYQSHQRAIEAVRAGRFSDEVTPVAARSADAGDLGEQHTVDEGIRFDVSLQGIAGVKLVQEGGVVTAATSSQICDGASGVMVVNERGLKSLGVKPLARIHHMSVMGHDPVIMLEAPIPATQRALKKAGLSIDDIDLYEVNEAFAPVPLAWLQVTGADASRLNVNGGAISLGHPLGASGTKLMTTLVHALHQRGGRYGLQTMCEGGGLANVTIVERL; encoded by the coding sequence ATGACACAGGACGCCTTCATCGTCGCCGCCACCCGCACCGCCGGCGGCCGCCGTGGCGGCCGGCTTTCGGGCTGGCACCCGGCCGACCTCGCCGCCCAGGTGCTGGATGCGCTCGTGGCCCGCACGAATGCCGACCCCGACCTCGTCGACGACGTGATCATGGGTTGCGTGGGCCAGGCGGGCGAGCAGGCCGCCAATGTGGCGCGCAATGCCATCCTCGCGTCGACGTTGCCCGAGTCGGTGCCTGGCACCACGGTCGACCGGCAGTGCGGCTCGTCGCAGCAAGCCTTGCACTTCGCTGCGCAGGCGGTGATGTCGGGCAGCATGGACGTCGTCATCGCCGCCGGCGTGGAGAGCATGACGCGCGTGCCGATGGGCATGCCGATGGTGCTGCCCGCGAAGAACGGCCTGGGCTTCTACGTGAGCCCGGGCATGCAGAAACGCTACCCCGGCGTGGAGTTCAGCCAGTTCACCGGCGCCGAGATGATCGCGAAGAAGTACGGCCTCTCACGAGCGCAGCTCGACGAATATGCGTACCAAAGCCACCAGCGTGCCATCGAGGCCGTGCGCGCCGGGCGCTTCAGCGACGAAGTGACGCCCGTGGCCGCACGCAGCGCCGACGCGGGCGATCTCGGCGAGCAGCACACGGTAGACGAAGGCATCCGCTTCGACGTCTCGCTGCAAGGCATTGCGGGCGTGAAGCTCGTGCAGGAGGGCGGCGTGGTCACCGCTGCTACCTCGTCGCAGATCTGCGATGGCGCGAGCGGCGTGATGGTGGTCAACGAGCGTGGCCTCAAGTCGCTGGGGGTGAAGCCGCTCGCGCGCATCCACCACATGAGCGTGATGGGCCACGACCCGGTGATCATGCTGGAGGCGCCCATTCCGGCCACGCAGCGCGCCTTGAAGAAGGCCGGCTTGTCGATCGACGACATCGACCTCTATGAAGTCAACGAGGCCTTTGCACCTGTGCCGCTGGCCTGGCTGCAGGTGACGGGCGCCGACGCCTCGCGTCTCAATGTGAACGGTGGCGCGATCTCGCTCGGCCACCCGCTCGGCGCTTCGGGCACCAAGCTGATGACGACGCTCGTGCACGCGCTGCACCAGCGCGGCGGCCGCTACGGCTTGCAAACCATGTGCGAAGGTGGCGGTCTTGCCAACGTCACCATCGTGGAGCGGCTCTGA
- a CDS encoding TonB-dependent siderophore receptor, with product MASNRFLHTPAAAAASLLCAVAQAQAPAPTLAPVTVTGRADPVVSVSGWGDTPLSEAPLQASVLTSAQMKDRGTQRLADVVKADASVSDAYNSEGYWDFVAVRGFTLDNRFNYRRDGLPINAETSIPLDNKERIEILKGTSGMQAGTSAPGGIANYVVKRPLAQASYNATLGWRERNSTLAAADLNQRFGGGAFGARLNLAYEHLDPQLRRAQGKRHLAALATDWRITADTLVEVEGETSRRSQPSQPGFSLLGDRLPPPSDPRINLNNQSWSQPVVMDANTASLRITHKFDGWRMSLHGVTQRLRTDDRLAFPYGCYPLGDRFCNNGTYDLYDYRSENERRRTDSLEAAAHGELKIAGMQHQWSVGLLQSRVKNRFGAQSFDFAGTGNVDGTLGTPPNDPRSSPNTDRDERSSELFVRDMVKLNDHLGLWLGLRHTRLKRSSITTDGNDPTDFEQAFNSPFVATSYTFAPNQMVYASWGRGTESDAAPGRLEYTNHGQALPAARSRQLEAGLKVSTANATWGFALFDIKRPVWADTGVCDGTDDSCTTVLDGFAHHEGLEGNAAWRNGAWNFQGSLQALRAHRHDSSTNPAVNGKQPTNVPLRTAKIQVRYDVPQLAGLSTQVDMLAVGDRAALPDNSVKIPGYAVTDLSVKYVQRGSTTLTWRLGVDNVFDRRAWRESPYQYGHVYLYPLAARTFRASLDVSL from the coding sequence ATGGCTTCCAACCGATTTCTCCACACGCCCGCTGCAGCCGCTGCTTCACTGCTGTGTGCCGTGGCACAGGCCCAGGCGCCGGCCCCCACGCTGGCACCCGTCACCGTCACCGGCCGCGCCGACCCGGTGGTGTCAGTTTCGGGATGGGGTGACACCCCCTTGTCCGAAGCGCCGCTGCAAGCCAGCGTGCTCACCAGCGCACAGATGAAAGACCGCGGCACGCAACGCCTCGCCGATGTGGTGAAGGCAGACGCCAGCGTCAGCGATGCCTACAACTCCGAGGGCTACTGGGACTTCGTCGCGGTGCGTGGCTTCACCCTCGACAACCGCTTCAACTACCGCCGCGACGGCCTGCCGATCAACGCCGAGACCTCGATCCCACTCGACAACAAGGAACGCATCGAAATCCTGAAGGGCACGAGCGGCATGCAGGCCGGCACCAGCGCGCCTGGTGGCATCGCCAACTACGTCGTCAAGCGGCCACTCGCGCAGGCCTCGTACAACGCCACCCTGGGCTGGCGCGAGCGCAACTCGACCCTGGCTGCTGCCGACCTGAACCAGCGTTTCGGGGGCGGTGCGTTCGGTGCGCGCCTCAACCTGGCCTATGAACATCTTGACCCGCAACTGCGCCGAGCGCAGGGCAAGCGCCATCTGGCGGCACTGGCCACGGACTGGCGCATCACGGCCGACACGCTCGTCGAAGTGGAGGGCGAAACCAGCCGCCGCTCACAGCCCAGCCAACCCGGCTTCAGCCTGCTCGGCGACCGACTCCCGCCGCCCAGCGACCCGCGCATCAACCTCAACAACCAGTCGTGGTCGCAGCCCGTGGTGATGGACGCCAACACCGCGTCACTGCGCATCACCCACAAGTTCGACGGCTGGCGCATGAGCCTGCATGGTGTCACACAACGCCTGCGCACCGATGACCGGCTCGCCTTCCCCTACGGCTGCTATCCGCTCGGCGACCGCTTTTGCAACAACGGCACCTACGACCTCTACGACTACCGCAGCGAGAACGAACGTCGCCGCACCGATTCGCTGGAAGCCGCAGCGCATGGTGAACTCAAGATCGCCGGCATGCAGCACCAGTGGTCGGTGGGTCTGTTGCAGTCGCGGGTGAAGAACCGCTTCGGCGCACAGAGTTTCGACTTCGCCGGCACCGGCAACGTCGACGGCACCCTCGGCACGCCGCCGAACGATCCGCGCAGCAGCCCCAACACCGACCGCGACGAGCGCAGCAGCGAGCTCTTCGTGCGCGACATGGTCAAGCTCAACGATCACCTCGGCCTGTGGCTCGGCTTGCGCCACACCCGGCTGAAGCGTTCGTCGATCACGACCGACGGCAACGACCCCACAGACTTCGAGCAAGCCTTCAACTCGCCCTTCGTGGCCACGAGCTACACCTTCGCGCCCAACCAGATGGTCTACGCCAGCTGGGGCCGCGGCACCGAGAGCGACGCGGCGCCTGGCCGACTGGAGTACACCAACCACGGCCAAGCCCTGCCAGCCGCACGCAGCCGCCAACTCGAAGCAGGGCTGAAGGTCAGCACGGCGAATGCGACCTGGGGCTTTGCCCTGTTCGACATCAAGCGCCCTGTGTGGGCCGACACCGGCGTCTGTGACGGCACGGATGACAGCTGCACCACGGTGCTCGATGGCTTCGCGCATCACGAAGGCCTGGAAGGCAACGCCGCGTGGCGAAACGGGGCCTGGAACTTCCAAGGCAGCCTGCAAGCCTTGCGGGCACATCGCCACGACAGCAGCACCAACCCCGCCGTCAACGGCAAGCAGCCGACCAACGTGCCGCTGCGCACCGCGAAGATCCAGGTGCGCTACGACGTGCCGCAGCTCGCGGGCCTGAGCACCCAAGTCGACATGCTGGCCGTCGGCGACCGTGCAGCCCTCCCCGACAACAGCGTCAAGATTCCTGGCTATGCGGTGACCGACCTTTCGGTGAAGTACGTCCAGCGAGGCTCAACCACCCTCACCTGGCGCCTCGGCGTCGACAACGTCTTCGATCGCCGCGCGTGGCGCGAATCGCCTTACCAGTACGGCCACGTCTACCTGTACCCCTTGGCGGCGCGCACCTTCCGCGCCTCGCTTGACGTGAGCCTGTGA
- a CDS encoding NAD(P)/FAD-dependent oxidoreductase, giving the protein MIDTDALIIGAGPVGLFQVFELGLLEITAHVVDSLAVPGGQCIELYPDKPIYDIPAVPRSTGRELVDSLLKQIEPFGATFHLGQEVTAVRKQADGRFLVETSKGTQFLAKTVFVAGGVGSFQPRKLKVDGLDQYEGSQLFHHVKTPADFAGKQLVIVGGGDSALDWALHFAQDGPDKAESVILLHRRDGFQAAPASIAKMRALCDAMQMQFIVGQITGLEEHEGRLTAVKVTGGDAVTRVVPLDALLVFFGLSPKLGPIADWGLDLERKQVVVDTEKFETSVPGIFAVGDVNTYPGKKKLILSGFHEATLAAFGAAPYVFPDKRIQLQYTTASPKLHKLLGVESTTLDD; this is encoded by the coding sequence ATGATCGACACCGATGCGCTGATCATCGGCGCCGGCCCGGTGGGCCTGTTCCAGGTGTTCGAACTCGGCCTGCTCGAGATCACGGCCCATGTGGTGGACTCGCTCGCCGTCCCCGGTGGGCAGTGCATCGAGCTCTACCCCGACAAGCCGATCTACGACATCCCGGCGGTGCCCCGAAGCACAGGCCGCGAGCTCGTCGACAGCCTGCTCAAGCAGATCGAGCCCTTCGGCGCGACCTTCCACCTCGGGCAGGAGGTCACGGCGGTGCGCAAGCAAGCCGACGGCCGCTTCCTCGTCGAGACGAGCAAGGGCACGCAGTTTCTGGCGAAGACCGTGTTCGTGGCGGGCGGCGTGGGCTCGTTCCAGCCGCGCAAGCTCAAGGTCGACGGACTCGACCAATACGAAGGTAGTCAGCTCTTCCACCACGTGAAGACGCCGGCTGACTTTGCCGGCAAACAACTCGTGATCGTCGGCGGTGGAGACTCGGCGCTCGACTGGGCCCTGCACTTCGCGCAAGACGGGCCCGACAAGGCCGAGAGCGTGATCCTGCTGCACCGGCGCGACGGCTTCCAGGCGGCGCCCGCGAGCATCGCGAAGATGCGCGCCCTGTGCGATGCGATGCAGATGCAGTTCATCGTCGGCCAGATCACCGGCCTCGAAGAGCACGAAGGCCGCCTCACCGCCGTGAAGGTCACCGGCGGCGATGCCGTCACGCGCGTGGTGCCGCTCGATGCACTGCTGGTCTTCTTCGGCCTGAGCCCGAAGCTCGGGCCCATCGCCGATTGGGGGCTCGACCTCGAGCGCAAGCAGGTCGTCGTCGACACCGAGAAGTTCGAGACCAGCGTGCCCGGCATCTTTGCCGTGGGCGACGTCAACACCTACCCCGGCAAGAAGAAGCTCATCCTGTCGGGCTTCCACGAGGCAACGCTTGCGGCGTTTGGCGCAGCGCCCTACGTCTTCCCGGACAAACGCATCCAGCTGCAGTACACGACGGCCAGCCCGAAGCTGCACAAGCTGCTCGGCGTCGAATCGACGACGTTGGACGACTGA
- a CDS encoding ferredoxin family protein, with product MTHVVTEACIRCKYTDCVDVCPVDCFREGPNFLSIDPDECIDCAVCIPECPVNAILPEEDVPADQQHMIKINADLSKGWPSITKRKAALPDADEWKDKTGKLSELKK from the coding sequence ATGACGCACGTTGTCACCGAAGCCTGCATCCGCTGCAAATACACCGACTGCGTGGATGTCTGTCCCGTCGATTGCTTCCGCGAAGGCCCGAACTTCCTCTCGATCGACCCCGACGAGTGCATCGACTGCGCCGTGTGCATCCCCGAGTGCCCGGTCAACGCGATCCTCCCCGAAGAAGACGTGCCGGCCGACCAGCAGCACATGATCAAGATCAACGCTGATCTCTCCAAGGGCTGGCCGAGCATCACCAAGCGCAAGGCTGCGCTGCCCGATGCCGACGAGTGGAAAGACAAGACCGGCAAGCTGTCGGAGCTGAAGAAGTAA
- the cobA gene encoding uroporphyrinogen-III C-methyltransferase, producing the protein MGRVIFIGAGPGAADLITLRGARLLASAEVVLYDALTDPALRAHAPNARWLHVGKRGFSDSTGQTTINALLVKYANEVQTVVRLKGGDPSVFGRLEEELQALAEHGIETEVVPGVTSALAAAASSQRPLTRRGSGRSVSFATAMTRTGDLSATRTADTEVFYMAGKQLAELSRQLMAAGWPADTPVSVVSRAGWPDALHTEHPVGELARGSVLHAGRPTIVTVGAGAAPLNPLISDNGAASGETLKPVKCTVSPHGGDPRTPSNFPQEP; encoded by the coding sequence ATGGGGCGGGTGATCTTCATCGGCGCAGGCCCCGGGGCCGCCGATCTGATCACCTTGCGCGGCGCACGCCTGCTCGCCTCGGCCGAGGTCGTGCTGTACGACGCCCTCACCGACCCGGCCCTGCGCGCACACGCGCCGAACGCCCGCTGGCTGCACGTCGGCAAGCGCGGGTTCTCCGACAGCACGGGCCAAACCACGATCAACGCCCTGCTCGTGAAATACGCGAACGAAGTGCAGACAGTGGTGCGCCTGAAAGGCGGCGACCCTAGCGTCTTCGGGCGCCTGGAAGAAGAATTGCAGGCCCTGGCCGAGCACGGCATCGAGACCGAGGTCGTGCCTGGCGTGACGTCTGCATTGGCAGCCGCCGCCAGCAGCCAACGCCCCCTCACCCGTCGTGGCTCGGGGCGCAGCGTGAGTTTTGCCACCGCGATGACGCGCACCGGCGACCTCAGTGCCACCCGCACTGCCGACACCGAAGTCTTCTACATGGCGGGCAAGCAGCTCGCCGAGCTGTCGCGCCAGTTGATGGCCGCAGGCTGGCCGGCCGACACGCCGGTGAGCGTCGTCTCCCGCGCCGGCTGGCCCGATGCGCTGCACACCGAGCACCCCGTCGGCGAACTGGCGCGCGGCAGCGTCCTGCACGCCGGCCGCCCCACCATCGTGACGGTAGGAGCCGGTGCTGCGCCACTGAATCCCTTGATTTCCGACAACGGTGCAGCTTCGGGGGAAACCCTCAAACCCGTAAAATGCACCGTTTCGCCGCACGGCGGCGATCCACGCACCCCTTCCAACTTTCCGCAAGAGCCATGA
- a CDS encoding sulfate adenylyltransferase: MSTAAPAIKDHRALRFLTAGSVDDGKSTLIGRLLYDSRAILADQLDTLEKKAAGQPIDLSLLTDGLEAEREQGITIDVAYRYFATKQRKFIIADAPGHEQYTRNMVTAAAGSDAAVVLVDITKLDVTQKPVPLLPQTRRHALLAHLLRVPSIVFAVNKLDASADPAHAFKAVSESLTAFAKQAGIEVAGIIPVSALRGDNVTQPLDADWYDGPSLLQLLESLPALQERKDGDLLIPVQYVSREGEGTGNQPRTLFGRVAHGRVKTGDEVQIFPSGQTAIVAELRLASETVDMVEAGRSAGVLLDRQLDVSRGDWIATPKTIHETNRFSATLAWLDTEPAQVGRKYWVRHGNRWVQARIASIESRLDIHSLEATEAHQLAVNEIGHVIVETQQALPVESYESNRVGGALIIVDPASNRTSGALLVKGAA, translated from the coding sequence ATGAGCACCGCAGCACCCGCCATCAAAGACCACCGCGCCCTGCGCTTCCTGACCGCCGGCAGCGTCGACGACGGCAAGAGCACCCTCATCGGCCGCCTGCTGTACGACAGCCGCGCCATCCTGGCCGACCAGCTCGACACGCTGGAGAAGAAGGCCGCCGGCCAGCCGATCGACCTGTCGCTCCTGACCGACGGCCTCGAAGCCGAGCGCGAGCAGGGCATCACGATCGACGTCGCCTACCGCTACTTCGCCACCAAGCAGCGCAAGTTCATCATTGCCGACGCCCCCGGCCACGAGCAGTACACCCGCAACATGGTGACGGCCGCCGCCGGCAGCGATGCCGCCGTGGTGCTGGTCGACATCACCAAGCTGGATGTGACGCAAAAGCCCGTGCCGCTGCTGCCGCAGACGCGCCGCCACGCACTGCTCGCGCACCTGCTGCGTGTGCCCAGCATCGTGTTCGCCGTCAACAAGCTCGACGCCTCTGCCGACCCGGCGCACGCGTTCAAGGCCGTCAGCGAATCCTTGACCGCCTTCGCCAAGCAAGCCGGCATCGAAGTCGCCGGCATCATCCCCGTCTCGGCCCTGCGTGGCGACAACGTGACGCAACCGCTCGACGCCGACTGGTACGACGGCCCCTCGCTGCTGCAGCTGCTGGAGTCCCTGCCCGCGCTGCAGGAGCGCAAGGACGGCGACCTGCTCATCCCCGTGCAGTACGTGAGCCGCGAAGGCGAAGGCACCGGCAACCAGCCGCGCACGCTCTTCGGCCGCGTGGCCCACGGCCGTGTGAAGACCGGCGACGAAGTGCAGATCTTCCCGAGCGGCCAGACCGCCATCGTGGCGGAGCTGCGCCTCGCCAGCGAAACCGTCGACATGGTCGAAGCCGGCCGCTCCGCCGGCGTGCTGCTCGACCGCCAGCTCGACGTCTCGCGCGGCGACTGGATCGCCACGCCCAAGACCATCCACGAGACCAACCGCTTCAGCGCCACGCTCGCCTGGCTCGACACCGAGCCCGCGCAAGTCGGCCGCAAGTACTGGGTGCGCCACGGCAACCGCTGGGTGCAGGCGCGCATCGCCAGCATCGAGAGCCGCCTCGACATCCACTCGCTCGAAGCCACCGAAGCGCACCAACTCGCCGTCAACGAGATCGGCCATGTGATCGTCGAGACGCAGCAGGCGCTGCCCGTGGAGTCTTACGAGTCCAACCGTGTCGGTGGCGCGTTGATCATCGTCGACCCGGCCAGCAACCGCACGAGCGGCGCGCTGCTCGTCAAGGGAGCCGCCTGA
- the cysD gene encoding sulfate adenylyltransferase subunit CysD yields MNAPLTVEQLLPELDHTHLDWLEEEAIFILRETVAAFERPALLFSGGKDSCVVLRLAEKAFKTRGKDGEFKGRLPFPLLHVDTGHNFPEVIEFRDRRVAEMGERLVVGHLEDSIKRGTVRLSHPLESRNGHQTVALLEAIEEHRFDVLMGGARRDEEKARAKERIFSHRDSFGQWQPKEQRPELWTLFNTRIKPGEHMRAFPISNWTELDVWLYIARENIPLPSLYYAHDRQIIRRKGLLVPLTEVTPPEGDEKIETAQVRFRTVGDMTCTCPVESPAANATDIVAETLKVTVSERGATRMDDRTSDASMERRKKEGYF; encoded by the coding sequence ATGAACGCCCCGCTGACCGTGGAGCAGCTGCTCCCCGAGCTGGACCACACCCACCTCGACTGGCTCGAAGAAGAAGCCATCTTCATCCTGCGCGAAACCGTGGCCGCCTTCGAGCGCCCCGCCCTGCTGTTCTCGGGCGGCAAGGATTCGTGCGTGGTGCTGCGTCTGGCCGAGAAGGCCTTCAAGACACGCGGTAAGGACGGTGAGTTCAAGGGCCGCCTGCCTTTCCCGCTGCTGCACGTGGACACCGGCCACAACTTCCCCGAAGTGATCGAGTTCCGTGACCGCCGCGTGGCCGAGATGGGCGAGCGCCTGGTCGTCGGCCATCTTGAAGATTCGATCAAGCGCGGCACGGTGCGCCTCTCGCACCCGCTGGAGTCGCGCAACGGCCACCAGACCGTGGCCCTGCTCGAAGCCATCGAAGAGCACCGCTTCGACGTGCTGATGGGCGGCGCCCGCCGCGACGAAGAAAAGGCCCGCGCGAAAGAGCGCATCTTCAGCCACCGCGACAGCTTCGGCCAATGGCAGCCGAAGGAGCAGCGCCCCGAGCTCTGGACGCTCTTCAACACCCGCATCAAGCCGGGCGAGCACATGCGCGCCTTCCCGATCAGCAACTGGACCGAGCTCGACGTGTGGCTGTACATCGCCCGTGAGAACATCCCGCTGCCGAGCCTGTACTACGCGCACGACCGCCAGATCATCCGTCGCAAGGGCCTCTTGGTGCCGCTTACTGAAGTGACTCCGCCCGAAGGCGACGAGAAGATCGAGACCGCGCAGGTGCGCTTCCGCACCGTCGGCGACATGACCTGCACCTGCCCGGTGGAAAGCCCCGCCGCCAACGCCACCGACATCGTGGCCGAGACGCTCAAGGTCACCGTGAGCGAGCGTGGCGCCACCCGCATGGACGACCGCACCTCGGATGCTTCGATGGAGCGCCGCAAGAAGGAAGGCTATTTCTGA